The proteins below come from a single Geobacillus thermoleovorans genomic window:
- a CDS encoding NADH-quinone oxidoreductase subunit D, whose protein sequence is MLRTEEMILNVGPQHPSTHGVFRLILKIDGEIIQEATPVIGYLHRGTEKIAEGLQYTQIIPYTDRMDYLSAMTNNYVLCHAVETMMGIEVPERAEYLRVLAMELGRIASHLVWWGTYLLDLGATSPFLYAFREREMIINLLNELSGARLTFNYMRIGGVKWDAPDGWIDKVKQFVPYMREKLHGYHELVTGNEIFRQRVTGVGRYTKEEAISYSLSGVNLRSTGVKWDLRKDEPYSIYDRFDFDVPVREGGDCLARYECRMAEIEQSLRIIEQACEQFPPEGPIMGKVPRIIKAPPGETFVRIEAPRGEIGCYIASDGKKEPYRLKFRRPSFYNLQILPKLLKGENLANVIAILGSIDIVLGEVDG, encoded by the coding sequence ATTGACGGCGAGATCATTCAAGAAGCGACACCGGTCATCGGCTATTTGCATCGCGGAACGGAGAAAATTGCCGAAGGGCTGCAATATACGCAAATCATCCCGTACACCGACCGGATGGACTATTTATCAGCGATGACGAACAACTATGTGCTTTGCCATGCGGTCGAAACGATGATGGGCATTGAAGTGCCGGAGCGGGCCGAATATTTGCGCGTTCTCGCCATGGAGCTTGGGCGGATCGCCAGCCACCTTGTCTGGTGGGGGACGTACTTGCTTGACCTTGGCGCGACGAGCCCGTTTTTGTACGCGTTCCGCGAACGCGAAATGATTATTAATCTATTAAATGAGCTGTCTGGAGCGCGGTTGACGTTCAACTATATGCGCATCGGCGGGGTCAAATGGGATGCGCCGGACGGTTGGATTGACAAAGTGAAGCAGTTCGTTCCGTACATGCGGGAGAAACTTCACGGCTATCATGAGCTTGTCACCGGCAATGAAATTTTCCGCCAGCGCGTCACCGGCGTCGGGCGGTATACGAAAGAAGAGGCGATCAGCTATTCGCTGAGCGGCGTCAACTTGCGGTCGACCGGCGTCAAATGGGATTTGCGCAAAGATGAACCGTATTCGATCTATGACCGCTTTGATTTTGACGTGCCGGTGCGCGAGGGCGGCGATTGCCTCGCCCGCTATGAATGCCGGATGGCGGAAATCGAACAGTCGCTCCGCATCATCGAGCAGGCGTGCGAGCAATTTCCGCCTGAGGGGCCGATCATGGGAAAAGTGCCCCGCATCATTAAAGCGCCGCCGGGTGAGACATTTGTCCGCATCGAAGCGCCGCGCGGCGAGATCGGCTGCTATATTGCGAGCGACGGCAAAAAAGAGCCGTACCGCCTCAAATTCCGGCGCCCATCGTTTTACAACTTGCAAATACTCCCGAAGCTGCTCAAAGGGGAAAACTTGGCCAATGTCATCGCCATTCTTGGGTCGATTGACATTGTGCTTGGGGAGGTCGACGGATGA